A genomic stretch from Penaeus vannamei isolate JL-2024 chromosome 6, ASM4276789v1, whole genome shotgun sequence includes:
- the LOC138861981 gene encoding uncharacterized protein, whose translation MHCKGKFEREKRRPSNRSQSNVCLMITTASWWVIYPEQPRRSHTDVYSWYKDCDHTTGLTSTVAAAAVSAALIKEAVGRGTEAAGAKAEGRGERPSRSQRVIRYRDGSCSKPQFLSLVLGPPDVCPVYNLTDLNPETVLKYMADLIAEAYMHPLLAPKNADITILATYTVTNTTIIDVYPPVVAAEVNVTIVDAEVEDDGEATTEEVRQEIDGEVTTAVREEPEGEATADEPDLNNIAFSGRRISGRRTNFENLSQSRISSTAQRLIDAWEQQEQQEQQRQQQQQQQQEEQQVIKTQNRWEGSWFQQRPIKDDCVFGYDLVPKNHSKPLLLKSDGSGFLYPEEEEDRILGVGSGASFTAACPGKDNKLLLNGRRTATISCRGGQFRYGRRTLSWENLGCAETPSARIQEAGPCGRGGTTAVIGWDLRRRVFLPEIELCFDKELETTLYTHHVVPGRHIAQKTVAPSRPSFKKADMFSISVQNSYRIRSQKSLVQELPGDPSLLTGKGQNYLAKGHLTPDSDFVLEAEQDATYFYANAVPQWQAINNGNWKSLENSVRGLAEDHGLTLDVWTGTHGILEVPGRRQVPVKVYLGLSANKETVPVPAYMWKVIYESYTNRAVAIVMANSVRDQDSQAPPCEYICAWLSWVDWDERDAISGRTYCCFVDDLRASFENVPDLGRVRLLSN comes from the exons CAGCACTAATAAAAGAAGCCGTCGGCCGGGGAACCGAAGCCGCCGGCGCCAAAGCAGAGGGCCGTGGCGAAAGGCCCTCTCGCTCGCAACGGGTCATACGTTACAGAGATGGTTCCTGTTCCAAACCACAGTTCCTTTCACTCGTTCTAGGGCCACCCGACGTGTGCCCCGTCTATAATCTCACTGATCTGAATCCGGAGACGGTACTTAAATACATGGCCGACTTGATAGCGGAAGCCTACATGCACCCTCTCCTCGCGCCCAAAAACGCCGACATCACGATCCTCGCGACGTACACGGTGACCAATACGACCATAATAGACGTATATCCTCCCGTGGTCGCCGCCGAGGTTAACGTTACGATCGTCGACgcggaggtcgaggacgacgggGAAGCTACAACCGAGGAGGTCAGGCAAGAAATAGACGGGGAGGTCACGACCgcggtcagggaagaaccggaaggggaggccacggccgacgag CCTGATCTAAACAACATCGCCTTTTCAGGAAGGAGAATTAGCGGACGCAGAACAAACTTTGAAAACCTTTCCCAGTCGAGGATTTCATCCACTGCTCAGCGACTCATCGATGCCTgggaacaacaagaacaacaagaacaacaacgacaacaacaacagcaacaacaacaagaggaacAGCAAGTCATCAAAACTCAGAATCGTTGGGAAGGATCCTGGTTCCAGCAACGCCCTATTAAAG aTGACTGCGTCTTCGGCTACGACCTCGTACCCAAGAACCACAGCAAGCCACTCCTCCTGAAATCGGACGGGAGTGGCTTTCTTTAccctgaagaggaagaagacagaatcTTGGGCGTCGGTTCAGGGGCGTCTTTCACGGCCGCTTGTCCAGGGAAAGACAACAAGCTCCTTCTAAACGGACGACGGACGGCCACCATCTCCTGCAGGGGCGGCCAATTCCGCTACGGCAGAAGG ACTCTGAGCTGGGAGAACTTAGGATGCGCCGAGACACCGTCCGCTCGCATCCAGGAGGCGGGGCCCTGCGGGAGGGGGGGCACCACCGCCGTCATCGGCTGGGACCTGAGGAGGAGAGTCTTCCTTCCCGAAATCGAACTCTGCTTCGACAAGGAACTGGAGACGACGCTCTACACACACCATGTCGTTCCCGGCAG ACACATCGCCCAGAAGACGGTCGCGCCCAGCCGTCCCTCCTTCAAGAAAGCCGACATGTTCTCCATCAGCGTCCAGAACTCGTACCGCATAAGGAGTCAAAAGAGCCTCGTCCAGGAGCTGCCGGGTGACCCTTCCCTCCTCACGGGCAAAGGTCAGAATTACCTGGCCAAAGGTCACCTGACGCCGGACTCCGACTTCGTGCTGGAGGCCGAGCAGGACGCGACCTACTTCTACGCCAACGCGGTCCCCCAGTGGCAGGCCATCAACAACGGGAACTGGAAG AGCTTAGAAAATTCCGTGCGGGGGTTGGCCGAGGACCACGGGCTCACGCTGGACGTCTGGACAGGAACCCACGGCATCTTGGAGGTCCCGGGCAGAAGGCAGGTGCCGGTCAAGGTGTACCTCGGCCTCTCCGCCAACAAGGAGACTGTCCCTGTTCCTGCGTACATGTGGAAG GTGATCTACGAATCGTACACAAACCGAGCCGTGGCGATCGTGATGGCCAACAGCGTCAGGGACCAGGACAGCCAAGCTCCTCCCTGCGAATACATCTGCGCCTGGCTCTCCTGGGTGGACTGGGACGAGAGGGACGCGATCAGCGGGAGGACCTACTGCTGCTTCGTGGACGACCTGAGGGCCTCCTTCGAGAACGTGCCCGATCTCGGCCGGGTTAGACTGCTCAGCAACTGA